The DNA sequence AAAAGGCTACGACGTCACCACCGTCACCAATGGCCACGATGCCCTGGAAGAAATAGGAGAAAGTAACGATTTTGATGTCGTTTTTCTCGATGAAAGTATGCCTGGTATTACCGGGCTGGAGACGCTGGCAAAAATCAAGGAAATCAAGCCCAATATACCCGTGGTGATGATTACCAAAAACGAGGCGGAAACCGTCATGGAAGAAGCCATCGGTAGCCAAATCAGCGATTACCTCATCAAACCCGTCAATCCACACCAGATTTTGCTGACCTTGAAAAAACTGATGGACAGCCAGAGTCTTTTTCGGGAAAAAACCAGTTCCGACTATCAGCAGGAGTTTCGCCAGATTTTGATGGAAATCAACAGCGGCCTCAATTACAAAGAGTGGGTGGATATCTATAAGCGGATTGTAAGCTGGGAGCTAAAAATTGACGAGAGCAACTCCACTGCTATGGGAGATATTCTGTCCATGCAAAAAAACGAGGCCAACAACGCTTTCTCTAAATTTATCGTCAAAAATTATCTGGACTGGCTCAAAAACGGGGATGGCCCCATCATGAGTGATCGTCTCCTCCGCGAGAAAGTCCTTCCTCAAATGGACGAAGGTACCCCCACGGTGATGCTCCTGCTCGATAATTTGCGCTACGATCAGTGGAAAGTACTGGAGCCTATCTTTCTCGAAGAATTTCGGGTAGTGGAAGAAGATTTTTTCTGTAGCATTCTTCCTACGACCACCCAGTATAGTCGCAATGCTATCTTCGCCGGGATGCTGCCCGCAGAGATTGAGCGCCACTACAAGCAGTGGTGGAAAAATGATGTGGACGAAGGCGGAAAAAACAACCACGAAGAAGACCTCCTCCAAGCTCAAATCAAGCGTTTGGTGCGGCGTGATGTAAAGGTGGCTTATACCAAAATCACCAACGTCAGCAAGGCCAAGCAGTTGGAAGACAGTATCCTGGATTATATGCACAATGATCTTACGGTCATCGTCTATAACTTCATCGATATGCTTTCTCACGCCCGTACGGAGATGGAAGTCCTCAAGGAATTAGCCAGTGATGAAAAGGCTTATCGTTCCCTAACCGTCTCCTGGTTTAAAAACTCTCCCTTGTGGTCTGCGTTGCGGAGAATTGTTGAAAAAGGTGATGTGAAACTCATCGTGACCACCGACCACGGTACGATCCGCGTGAATACGCCTTCCAAAGTAGTAGGTGATCGTGATACGACCACCAACCTACGTTATAAAGTAGGGAAAAACCTCAATTACGAAAAGAAGGATGTGCTCGAAATTCGCGACCCCTTGGAGGCTGGCTTGCCGCGCCCCAACGTCAGTTCTACCTTCATTTTTGCAAAAGAAGACAAGTACTTCCTCTATCCCAATAATTACAATTACTACAACAATTACTACCGCGATACTTTCCAACACGGAGGCATCAGCCTGGAGGAAATGATCTGCCCCATCGTACTGTTGAGGAAACGGTAAGTAGCATGATCGCTATTGGTGCTACTTTTTGAATCCAATAGCATTTGACATGGTATTACGTTCGAAGTCTATTTTGTCAATATTAAAGATTTCTGCGAGGGTCATCGCTTTGTTGCCTGTCTCATGGCCAAGTGCACTGAGTAAGGTATTGGCTTTATTGCTTGTCAAAGCCTTAAACTCATAATAAGCAATCATTCGTCCTTTTCGCAGCAAAGCCTTGTCGACCTTGTCGATGCTTGTATTGAAGGTACAGATGATCTTGATATTGAGAAAGTCACTGAACAGACCATCCGTAAGTTGAAGAATCGTAGAAACCACAGAGTTTTCACTGTTGCTGTCACGAGAAATGATGACCTTTTCTGCATCTTCAATGACCAGAATGGAATTTTTATTACTGATCAAAAAAGAGACAAAGTTGGGCTGCAGCAATTCGCTAACGAAGTCATTAGGAATAAAAATAAAATTGCGCTTGCCCTGCTTGCTCAGCAGGTACTT is a window from the Lewinella sp. LCG006 genome containing:
- a CDS encoding response regulator, translating into MDAIKILWADDEIDLLKPQLLFLEKKGYDVTTVTNGHDALEEIGESNDFDVVFLDESMPGITGLETLAKIKEIKPNIPVVMITKNEAETVMEEAIGSQISDYLIKPVNPHQILLTLKKLMDSQSLFREKTSSDYQQEFRQILMEINSGLNYKEWVDIYKRIVSWELKIDESNSTAMGDILSMQKNEANNAFSKFIVKNYLDWLKNGDGPIMSDRLLREKVLPQMDEGTPTVMLLLDNLRYDQWKVLEPIFLEEFRVVEEDFFCSILPTTTQYSRNAIFAGMLPAEIERHYKQWWKNDVDEGGKNNHEEDLLQAQIKRLVRRDVKVAYTKITNVSKAKQLEDSILDYMHNDLTVIVYNFIDMLSHARTEMEVLKELASDEKAYRSLTVSWFKNSPLWSALRRIVEKGDVKLIVTTDHGTIRVNTPSKVVGDRDTTTNLRYKVGKNLNYEKKDVLEIRDPLEAGLPRPNVSSTFIFAKEDKYFLYPNNYNYYNNYYRDTFQHGGISLEEMICPIVLLRKR